The following coding sequences are from one Luteimonas sp. S4-F44 window:
- a CDS encoding 3-hydroxybutyrate dehydrogenase, whose protein sequence is MNRLEGKVCVVTGAASGIGRRIAEVYAAAGGRIVVADLAAEAAETVAAGIRATGGDALALPMDVANEAQVVDGIARAIAHYGRIDVLVANAGIQIVSPIIDFDFADWKRLLAIHLDGAFLTTRECLRDMARRREGGAIVYMGSVHSHLASKLKAPYVTAKHGLLGLARTVAKEGAEYGVRANVVCPGFVRTPLVEKQIPEQAQALGLSEDEIVRQVMLKDTVDGEFTTLDDVANVALMLAAFETNALTGQSLNVSHGWAMR, encoded by the coding sequence ATGAATCGTCTCGAAGGCAAGGTCTGCGTGGTCACCGGCGCGGCCAGCGGCATCGGCCGGCGCATCGCCGAGGTCTATGCCGCGGCCGGCGGTCGGATAGTCGTCGCCGACCTCGCGGCCGAGGCCGCCGAGACGGTTGCTGCCGGGATCCGCGCCACCGGCGGCGACGCCCTGGCGTTGCCGATGGATGTCGCCAACGAGGCGCAGGTCGTGGACGGCATCGCCCGCGCGATCGCGCATTACGGCAGGATCGACGTGCTGGTCGCCAACGCCGGTATCCAGATCGTCAGCCCGATCATCGACTTCGACTTCGCCGACTGGAAGCGGCTGCTCGCGATCCATCTCGATGGCGCGTTCCTGACCACCCGCGAGTGCCTGCGCGACATGGCCAGGCGCCGCGAAGGCGGCGCCATCGTCTACATGGGCTCGGTGCATTCCCACCTCGCCTCCAAGCTCAAGGCCCCCTACGTCACCGCCAAGCACGGGCTGCTCGGCCTGGCGCGCACGGTGGCCAAGGAAGGCGCCGAGTACGGGGTGCGCGCGAACGTGGTCTGCCCCGGCTTCGTGCGCACGCCGCTTGTGGAGAAACAGATCCCGGAGCAGGCACAGGCGCTGGGGCTGAGCGAGGACGAGATCGTGCGCCAGGTGATGCTCAAGGACACCGTGGACGGCGAATTCACCACGCTCGACGATGTCGCCAACGTCGCGTTGATGCTGGCCGCGTTCGAGACCAACGCGCTGACCGGGCAGAGTCTCAATGTCAGCCACGGCTGGGCGATGCGGTAG
- a CDS encoding CopD family protein, protein MQAYLWVKTFHLVFVMAWIAAAFYLPRILINLVEAQGRAEVHERLVLMGRRLYRFGHVMAGLAVALGLVLWLGYRVLPDFPTMVGGAGWMHAKLLLVVLLFAHFVVGGRWLKGAGRGRALPSTRALRWFNEVPVLLLVGVVYLVIAKPF, encoded by the coding sequence ATGCAAGCCTATCTGTGGGTCAAAACCTTTCACTTGGTGTTCGTGATGGCCTGGATCGCCGCCGCGTTCTACCTGCCGCGGATCCTGATCAATCTGGTCGAGGCCCAGGGGCGCGCCGAGGTGCATGAGCGACTGGTGCTGATGGGGCGGCGGCTGTACCGCTTCGGGCATGTGATGGCGGGCCTGGCGGTCGCGCTGGGGCTGGTGCTGTGGCTGGGTTATCGGGTGCTGCCGGACTTCCCGACGATGGTCGGCGGTGCGGGCTGGATGCACGCCAAACTGCTGCTGGTGGTGCTGCTGTTCGCGCATTTCGTCGTCGGTGGGCGCTGGCTCAAGGGCGCCGGCCGCGGCCGCGCGCTGCCCTCGACACGTGCGCTGCGCTGGTTCAACGAAGTGCCGGTGCTGTTGCTGGTGGGCGTGGTGTATCTGGTGATCGCCAAGCCCTTCTAG
- a CDS encoding class I SAM-dependent methyltransferase produces MAKQYDRAYFDRWYRAGDIGGPARLARKVALAVATAEYHLERPLRSVLDIGCGEGAWRAPLRKLRPKAQYLGFDASTYAVGRHGRTRNLHLARFGDFAMLRPCPPVDLLVCSDVMHYLDTRELDRGLPGLAELCGGVAFLETFAREDGAEGDDDGFRQRPARFYRTRFTGVGFRPLGSHCWLSPALADAATALELVPTTS; encoded by the coding sequence ATGGCCAAGCAATACGACCGTGCCTACTTCGACCGCTGGTACCGCGCCGGCGACATCGGCGGGCCGGCGCGCCTGGCGCGAAAGGTCGCGCTCGCGGTGGCGACCGCCGAGTACCATCTCGAGCGGCCGTTGCGCAGCGTGCTCGACATCGGTTGCGGCGAAGGCGCCTGGCGCGCGCCGCTGCGCAAGCTCCGCCCAAAAGCGCAGTATCTGGGCTTCGATGCCAGCACCTACGCGGTCGGTCGGCACGGACGCACGCGGAATCTGCACCTGGCGCGGTTCGGCGATTTCGCGATGCTGCGACCCTGCCCGCCGGTCGATCTGCTGGTGTGCAGCGACGTCATGCACTACCTGGACACGCGCGAGCTCGATCGCGGCCTGCCCGGTCTGGCCGAGCTGTGCGGCGGCGTCGCGTTTCTGGAGACCTTCGCCCGCGAGGACGGCGCCGAAGGCGACGACGACGGCTTCCGGCAACGTCCGGCCCGCTTCTACCGCACGCGGTTTACCGGCGTCGGCTTCCGCCCGCTGGGCTCGCACTGCTGGCTCTCGCCGGCCCTGGCCGACGCCGCCACGGCGCTCGAACTGGTGCCGACGACGAGCTGA
- a CDS encoding LysM peptidoglycan-binding domain-containing protein, whose protein sequence is MSIQPVSHAPSALPTSPSTEPTRHTVQPAESLVQIANQYGVSPQDLLKANPQVVNPEMIYPSDELVIPTRVSQSDSQGVSISNTGGISANQGTRTDSRTTYTSDAGTTHQSTTSGSGNVSVNPEAGSVTASGGVSFSESLKSAKGYGVSFGAGANASVSGGVNTANGVTTYKVSSDVSVSLKGGVNTPKAGVELGRTDGIRASYQVAMPADAGADPLSVNPFSPRSMPVGSTVTMNGSDYTTNEFKATFHHLAGQTRVTDETGVSTVIARTGEDTVRVTAGPTEAVKAYNGVGVEFGIGNIMLGRNDSLAGATLRTAEFDLSTEAGQAAYNDFLATGALPETNGTGVTDVATIERLDYSSQTNLSAKLGPVNLSLDGARNTGNMVVTTHADGSIERNVDLQYAGNVPMNVTQRWDANGNEIASARVYSYDVKVDQSNVQMLNAALSGGLDGTPVQEGQTVTLSFSEQQMAALADKTATAVGNGAHMSLGHLLGYQNRDGSYPAPKAWDFALSLGRNLGNSDYGLAERLFSISDGSTAGGFGDRSYARIDAGVTAHE, encoded by the coding sequence ATGAGCATCCAGCCCGTCTCCCACGCGCCGTCGGCGCTTCCTACATCCCCGTCCACCGAGCCCACACGGCACACCGTGCAGCCGGCCGAGAGCCTGGTCCAGATCGCGAACCAGTACGGTGTCTCGCCGCAGGACCTGCTCAAGGCCAACCCGCAGGTCGTGAACCCGGAGATGATCTATCCCAGCGACGAGCTGGTGATCCCCACGCGCGTGTCGCAGAGCGACAGCCAGGGCGTCTCGATCTCCAACACCGGCGGCATCAGCGCCAACCAGGGCACGCGGACCGACAGCCGCACCACCTACACCAGTGATGCCGGCACCACGCACCAGTCCACCACGTCGGGCAGCGGCAACGTCAGCGTCAATCCGGAGGCCGGCTCGGTCACCGCCTCGGGCGGTGTGTCCTTCAGCGAGTCGCTAAAGTCCGCCAAGGGCTATGGCGTGAGCTTCGGCGCCGGGGCAAATGCATCAGTGAGTGGCGGCGTGAACACCGCCAACGGCGTGACGACCTACAAGGTCTCGAGCGATGTCTCGGTGTCGCTCAAGGGCGGCGTGAACACGCCGAAGGCCGGCGTCGAGCTCGGCCGGACCGACGGCATCCGCGCCAGCTACCAGGTCGCGATGCCGGCCGATGCCGGGGCCGACCCGCTGTCGGTGAATCCGTTCTCGCCACGCTCGATGCCGGTCGGGTCCACGGTCACGATGAACGGTTCGGACTACACCACCAACGAGTTCAAGGCGACCTTCCACCATCTCGCGGGCCAGACCAGGGTCACCGACGAAACCGGCGTCAGCACGGTGATCGCGCGCACCGGCGAGGACACGGTGCGGGTGACCGCCGGGCCGACCGAGGCGGTCAAGGCCTACAACGGCGTCGGCGTGGAGTTCGGGATCGGCAACATCATGCTGGGCCGCAACGACAGCCTGGCGGGCGCGACGCTGCGCACCGCGGAGTTCGACCTGTCCACCGAGGCCGGCCAGGCCGCCTACAACGACTTTCTGGCCACCGGCGCCCTGCCCGAAACGAACGGCACTGGCGTCACCGACGTCGCCACCATCGAGCGCCTGGACTACAGCTCGCAGACCAACCTCAGCGCCAAGCTCGGGCCGGTGAACCTGTCGCTCGACGGTGCCCGCAACACCGGCAACATGGTCGTGACCACCCATGCCGATGGCAGCATCGAACGCAACGTCGACCTGCAGTACGCGGGCAACGTGCCGATGAACGTGACCCAGCGCTGGGACGCGAACGGTAATGAGATCGCCAGCGCGCGCGTCTACAGTTACGACGTCAAGGTCGACCAGAGCAATGTGCAGATGCTCAACGCCGCGCTGAGCGGCGGCCTCGACGGCACGCCGGTCCAGGAAGGCCAGACCGTGACCCTGAGCTTCAGCGAACAGCAGATGGCCGCACTGGCCGACAAGACCGCCACAGCGGTCGGCAATGGCGCCCATATGAGCCTGGGGCACCTGCTGGGCTACCAGAACCGCGACGGCAGCTATCCCGCGCCCAAGGCTTGGGACTTCGCGCTCTCGCTGGGTCGCAACCTGGGCAACAGCGATTACGGCCTGGCGGAGCGGCTGTTCTCGATCTCCGACGGCAGCACTGCGGGCGGCTTCGGCGACCGCAGCTACGCGCGCATCGACGCCGGCGTCACCGCGCACGAGTGA
- a CDS encoding DEAD/DEAH box helicase, translating to MTTFETLGLSPALLRALTETGYTTPTPIQAEAIPLVLGGHDVLGGAQTGTGKTAAFGLPLLQRLAKETPPKGPRKPRALILVPTRELAVQVSDNLKAYGRHLRMNVTTIFGGAGMQPQIDNLRRGVDILVACPGRLLDHMDSGHAKLDAVEVLVLDEADRMLDMGFLPQMKRILGRVPKARQTLLFSATFEPRIKALALEFMRDPKQVQVAANSTIADTIAHRAHPVDNSRKRDLLVDLLSKRHTDQVLVFGKTKHGCNRLAEQLAESGLPSVAIHGNKSQAQRQKALDAFKSGRARILVATDVAARGLDIPNLPLVINHDLPMVAEDYVHRIGRTGRNGASGEALSLVSPEEGGLLRQIQRMLKAEIDMSAVEGYEPSQPVRLDTPIPKNGGGQRRQPAGGRPGARMGEQKPGGQRPPRKPAARGHGKPQERGAHAHAGPRPHRQGAGRPQGARQDTRA from the coding sequence ATGACCACGTTCGAAACCCTCGGGCTGTCGCCCGCGCTGCTGCGCGCGCTGACCGAAACCGGTTACACCACCCCCACCCCGATCCAGGCCGAAGCCATTCCGCTGGTACTGGGCGGCCATGACGTGCTGGGCGGTGCCCAGACCGGCACCGGCAAGACCGCCGCGTTCGGCCTGCCGCTGCTGCAGCGCCTGGCCAAGGAGACCCCGCCCAAGGGGCCGCGCAAGCCGCGCGCGCTGATCCTGGTGCCGACCCGCGAGCTCGCGGTGCAGGTGTCCGACAATCTCAAGGCCTATGGCCGCCACCTGCGCATGAACGTCACGACGATCTTCGGCGGCGCGGGCATGCAGCCGCAGATCGACAACCTGCGCCGTGGCGTCGACATCCTCGTCGCCTGCCCGGGCCGGTTGCTCGACCATATGGATTCGGGCCACGCCAAGCTCGACGCGGTCGAGGTGCTGGTGCTCGACGAGGCCGACCGCATGCTCGATATGGGCTTTTTGCCGCAGATGAAGCGCATCCTGGGCCGTGTGCCCAAGGCACGCCAGACGCTGCTGTTCTCGGCCACGTTCGAGCCGCGGATCAAGGCACTGGCGCTGGAGTTCATGCGCGATCCCAAGCAGGTGCAGGTCGCGGCCAACAGCACGATCGCCGACACCATCGCCCATCGCGCCCACCCGGTCGACAACAGCCGCAAGCGCGATCTGCTGGTCGATCTGCTGTCCAAGCGCCACACCGATCAGGTGTTGGTGTTCGGCAAGACCAAGCACGGCTGCAACCGACTGGCCGAGCAGCTGGCCGAGTCCGGTCTGCCGTCGGTCGCGATCCACGGCAACAAGAGCCAGGCGCAGCGGCAGAAGGCGCTGGACGCGTTCAAGTCCGGCCGTGCCCGCATCCTGGTCGCGACCGACGTCGCCGCACGCGGGCTCGACATTCCGAACCTGCCGCTGGTGATCAACCACGATCTGCCGATGGTTGCCGAGGACTACGTGCACCGCATCGGCCGGACCGGCCGCAACGGCGCGTCGGGCGAGGCGCTGTCGCTGGTGTCGCCGGAGGAGGGCGGTCTGCTGCGCCAGATCCAGCGCATGCTCAAGGCCGAGATCGACATGAGCGCGGTCGAGGGCTACGAGCCGAGCCAGCCGGTCCGGCTGGATACGCCGATCCCGAAGAACGGCGGCGGTCAGCGTCGTCAGCCGGCCGGCGGTCGTCCGGGCGCGCGCATGGGCGAGCAGAAGCCCGGCGGCCAGCGTCCGCCGCGCAAGCCCGCTGCGCGCGGCCACGGCAAGCCCCAGGAACGCGGCGCCCATGCGCACGCCGGTCCCAGGCCGCACCGCCAGGGCGCCGGCAGGCCGCAGGGCGCACGGCAAGACACCCGCGCCTGA